CCCACCACCTTGGCTTGGCGCAGGACTTCCTTCGGAGTGGGCGTGGCAAGTTCGCCGACGCCAACCAAGTACATCCCAATCGCGCGCATCGCTGCGACGAGGTTCTGGCCGATCGCGATGCCGAGCTCGGCAAGCATCCGCCGCAACTGGCTTTGTCCACAACGGGTGACAATGACGTGGTCGGCTAGGAGAACCCCGTTGGCTGTGTGGACGGCCCACTGGGTTCCCACGGCGGCTTCGTCCATGCGGTCGAGCCGGACGGCTCGCGTGGTGCTCCGCACATCGAGCGCGTGGCTGGCTGCGTAAATGCGCAGGTGCCGCAGAATTTCGCTGCGCTCCTGGAGGCACGCGGCGTCCGCGGCGTCACAGCGCTGCAGGATGCCGGTGTTGAGCGGCTGCAAGGGTGCGGGGACATACATTCCGTCCACCACGATGGCGTCTACGCCGTAACGGCTGAGTTCGCTGGCCACGGCCAAGCCGGGCATGCCGGCACCGATGACCACAGCAGTGGTGCGCTCCGTACTCGCAGCAGGCATGGTTGACACAGCTTGGCTCCTCTTTGAAGGTGCGTTGCCGAGGCAACACCGGGGTGGCGTCCGGGTCCCCAAGCGGTCGCGAATGATGGCCGTTGATGTGTTGAAAAACACGATCCCCGGTCACCAGTGACTCGAACATTACAGAAGAAATCGCGTGGTGGATAGCCCCGGCACCGGCATGTCCGCCGATGCGTTTTTCGTGCCACGATCCGGCAGATTTCCGTGCCCTCCTGCGCGTTTCCACATACGCTTCTTCCGGCTTGATTCGGCCCTTGCAAACGAGAATAGTGAGCATTGGAGACCGCAACTCACGGCAGTCAAGCGAGAAACACGTTGTGGGCGCGGCCTCTGGCAGAATAGCCGCAACATCAGCAGCAGTGCGAGGAGGCAGGCCCCATGGACCAGCACGGCAAACACTCTGAGAGCCATAGACCAGAGACCGAAGGCAACAGGGAGGAACCATCCATTGCCCCGGGCGGGATTGTGGTGGGCGTTGACGGCAGCGAACACGGCCAATGCGCCCTCATTTGGGCCGCTCGCGAGGCCGAACGCAGGCAGCTTCCCCTGCATGTAGTCACGGCTTACTCCGTGCCCATCTTCGCGGCTTCCGGCCTGGACGGCGGCTATGCAACAGTGGATGACTCCGTGATCCGGGACGGCGCCGAAGCAATCGTCAAGCAGGCCCTCGAGAAGGTTTCCGGCTACGCCATCGACGTTGATGGATCGGTGGAGAACGGAGATGCCTCCGGCGTGCTGCTCGATCTGTCCGAAACGGCCGAGCTCCTTGTCTTCGGCACCCGGGGACGCGGAGGGTTCGTAGGCAGGCTCCTGGGCTCCGTGAGCAGTGCCCTGCCGGCGCACTCCAAGTGCCCCACCGTGACAGTCCCGCTCTTCTGCGCGGACCGATTGGGGGAAACCACAGAGGACAAGCACATCAAGGCCGAGCGCGCGAAGGCCGGTTCACGCGTGATCGAAAACGTCGTCGCAGTCGGCGTGGACGGCTCCGAACAGGCCCGCGTTGCCGTCTTGGAAGCCGCAGAGCAGGCCGAACGCATGGGCGCAAAGCTGCGCGTCATCTGCGCCGTACCCGAGTACAGCGGTTCCTTGGCGTGGGTTCCGGCGCCCCTGGACCGCGAGGCACTCTTCAAGGACATCAGGGTACAGCTCGATGCAGGCCTGGCGTGGCTCAAGAGCCATTTCCCCAACCTTCCAGCGGAAACTCAACTAGTTGATGGTTCGCCCGTGGAAGTTCTCGTGGAAGTGAGCCGCAGCGTCGAACTCGTGGTGCTGGGCACGCGCGGGCGGGGAGGCTTCGCAGGAATGCTCCTCGGATCGACGTCGGATGGAGTCCTCCACCATGCCAAAGGGCCCGTGCTGGTTGTTCCCGACCGCGAGGACCCCAGGCTGGCGGACCGCGCCAACTTCGGTCCGATGCTCGCCGCATAACAGGCAAACCCAAGGACCGGTGGACGCAGGCTGACGGCAATGG
This genomic interval from Arthrobacter sp. FW306-2-2C-D06B contains the following:
- a CDS encoding FAD-dependent monooxygenase is translated as MPAASTERTTAVVIGAGMPGLAVASELSRYGVDAIVVDGMYVPAPLQPLNTGILQRCDAADAACLQERSEILRHLRIYAASHALDVRSTTRAVRLDRMDEAAVGTQWAVHTANGVLLADHVIVTRCGQSQLRRMLAELGIAIGQNLVAAMRAIGMYLVGVGELATPTPKEVLRQAKVVGQAISAKVYPDSVHGALTGTFAAVPVSA
- a CDS encoding universal stress protein, with amino-acid sequence MDQHGKHSESHRPETEGNREEPSIAPGGIVVGVDGSEHGQCALIWAAREAERRQLPLHVVTAYSVPIFAASGLDGGYATVDDSVIRDGAEAIVKQALEKVSGYAIDVDGSVENGDASGVLLDLSETAELLVFGTRGRGGFVGRLLGSVSSALPAHSKCPTVTVPLFCADRLGETTEDKHIKAERAKAGSRVIENVVAVGVDGSEQARVAVLEAAEQAERMGAKLRVICAVPEYSGSLAWVPAPLDREALFKDIRVQLDAGLAWLKSHFPNLPAETQLVDGSPVEVLVEVSRSVELVVLGTRGRGGFAGMLLGSTSDGVLHHAKGPVLVVPDREDPRLADRANFGPMLAA